The Lysobacter sp. genome includes a window with the following:
- a CDS encoding alpha/beta hydrolase — MLDKYAPRLSDLHGVARLGVDATTGVADLVEAMHAAIARPDLGLRHAAPERTRGIAGLVYRGIRGVTGLTGAGLDAVLGRQGTAYQRTSTQREAIVAALNGVVGDHLAVTANPLAIPMRLHHAGQPLTLRTELLSDAIPDAGRKLLVLVHGLCMNDLQWTRDDHDHGAMLAEALGYTPLYLHYNTGRSIAQNGHAFAELLETLRAQWPMPVDEITIIGHSMGGLLARSACHHAAVHDHAWLGSLRNLICMGSPHQGAPLERGGRWIDLVLAATPFAAPLARVGKLRSAGITDLRHGNALSMRSRHRAVSLPKGVRCYAIAATTGSRRGDLKDRWIGDGLVPVASALGHHPDPDRVTGFAKNRQWIGYGMHHLDLLSHPDVADRLLRWLKPKPTRKN, encoded by the coding sequence ATGCTCGACAAATACGCCCCGCGTCTGTCCGATCTCCATGGCGTCGCACGCCTCGGTGTGGACGCGACCACCGGCGTCGCCGATCTGGTCGAAGCGATGCACGCCGCGATCGCCCGCCCCGACCTGGGCCTGCGCCACGCGGCACCGGAACGCACCCGCGGCATCGCCGGCCTGGTCTATCGCGGCATTCGTGGCGTGACCGGATTGACCGGCGCCGGATTGGACGCGGTACTCGGTCGACAAGGCACCGCCTACCAACGCACCTCGACGCAGCGCGAAGCGATCGTCGCGGCGCTCAATGGCGTGGTGGGCGATCACCTCGCGGTCACCGCCAACCCGCTCGCGATCCCGATGCGGCTGCATCACGCGGGCCAACCGCTGACGCTGCGCACCGAACTGTTGTCCGACGCGATTCCCGATGCCGGCCGCAAACTGCTCGTCCTGGTGCACGGCCTGTGCATGAACGATCTGCAGTGGACGCGCGATGATCACGACCACGGCGCGATGCTCGCGGAAGCGCTCGGTTACACGCCGCTGTACCTGCACTACAACACCGGACGATCCATCGCACAGAATGGCCACGCCTTCGCGGAGCTGCTGGAAACGCTGCGCGCGCAATGGCCGATGCCCGTGGACGAGATCACGATCATCGGACACAGCATGGGCGGCCTGCTCGCGCGCAGCGCTTGCCATCATGCCGCCGTGCACGATCATGCCTGGCTCGGATCGCTGCGCAATCTCATTTGCATGGGTTCGCCGCACCAGGGCGCGCCGCTGGAACGCGGCGGCCGTTGGATCGATCTCGTTCTCGCAGCGACCCCTTTCGCAGCGCCGCTCGCGCGCGTCGGCAAACTCAGAAGCGCCGGCATCACCGATCTGCGCCACGGCAACGCGCTGTCGATGCGCAGCCGCCATCGTGCGGTATCGCTGCCCAAGGGCGTACGCTGCTATGCGATCGCGGCGACCACCGGGAGTCGTCGTGGCGATCTCAAGGACCGTTGGATCGGCGATGGCCTGGTGCCCGTTGCCAGCGCGCTCGGACATCATCCGGACCCGGATCGCGTCACCGGATTCGCGAAGAACCGGCAATGGATCGGCTACGGCATGCATCATCTGGACCTGCTCAGCCACCCCGATGTCGCCGATCGCCTGCTGCGCTGGCTGAAGCCGAAACCGACGCGAAAGAACTGA
- a CDS encoding response regulator codes for MATAESVETPLIIARECRQLVLGQGVAGALATIGVAALFLLALRDVHPRDVLLGWAVAVAAISALRVLLAVWAKRSALDTGRALPNTPEVCIAVGLLSGGVWGAAATLLFPLGHSELYFVTAFLLIGMPAGAISSFGAWWPAYAAYVLASVGPFAIYFLAGGQREFMIAGLAACLFGVFLLREGFVIGRTIQRNIAQRIALLAMTRSLGDALDRADAANRAKSTFLANMSHELRTPLNVIIGMSQLLAEAPEEPKHRHLPNSIRRAGQALLALISDVLDLSQIEAGKITLQIAPFAPRQLVEDVLDMFQPEAASKSLRLDATYAISVPERFVGDQARLRQILVNLVGNALKFTAVGSVRIALDVEADAGAGRVLSIEVADTGPGIDENDHLRIFSAFQQGDDSSTRAYPGTGLGLNISRDLVALMGGRIELRSAPGEGSRFRVRVPESPDAASSTGPLRDDVAQPLMVADIPPASISGLRILVVEDNLLNASLIKLMLERDGCLIECAGNGNHALEMMHAGAWHAVLMDCQMPEMDGYATTRRWRHIEATERRARLPILALTAHAMADDRKKCLDAGMDDYLTKPVKLESLREVLSRYVVASAVEPESAAP; via the coding sequence ATGGCCACCGCAGAGTCCGTCGAGACTCCGCTGATCATCGCGCGCGAGTGCCGCCAACTGGTCCTGGGCCAAGGCGTGGCGGGCGCGTTGGCCACCATCGGTGTGGCGGCGCTGTTCCTGCTTGCGCTGCGCGATGTGCACCCCCGCGATGTCTTGCTTGGTTGGGCGGTGGCGGTGGCGGCGATTTCGGCCTTGCGCGTGCTGTTGGCGGTATGGGCGAAGCGATCCGCGCTCGACACCGGCCGCGCGCTGCCGAACACGCCGGAAGTGTGCATCGCGGTCGGCCTGCTGTCGGGTGGCGTCTGGGGCGCTGCGGCGACGCTGCTGTTTCCGCTGGGACACAGCGAACTGTATTTCGTGACCGCATTCCTGCTGATCGGAATGCCCGCAGGGGCGATCAGCAGTTTCGGCGCATGGTGGCCCGCTTACGCTGCGTACGTGCTGGCCAGCGTCGGGCCGTTCGCGATCTATTTCCTGGCGGGCGGGCAACGCGAATTCATGATCGCCGGGCTCGCCGCGTGCCTGTTCGGCGTGTTCCTGCTGCGCGAGGGTTTCGTGATCGGTCGGACGATCCAGCGCAATATCGCCCAACGCATCGCGCTACTGGCGATGACCCGATCGCTGGGCGATGCGCTGGATCGCGCCGATGCCGCCAATCGCGCCAAATCCACGTTTCTCGCCAATATGAGCCACGAACTGCGCACGCCGCTGAATGTGATCATCGGGATGAGCCAACTGCTCGCCGAAGCCCCCGAGGAACCGAAGCACCGGCATTTGCCGAACAGCATCCGTCGCGCCGGACAGGCATTGCTCGCGCTGATCAGCGATGTGCTGGATCTCTCGCAGATCGAAGCGGGCAAGATCACGCTGCAGATCGCACCCTTCGCGCCCCGGCAACTGGTCGAGGATGTCCTGGACATGTTCCAGCCGGAGGCGGCCTCGAAATCGCTGCGGCTCGATGCGACGTATGCGATTTCCGTGCCGGAACGATTCGTCGGCGATCAGGCGCGGTTGCGCCAGATCCTGGTGAATCTGGTCGGCAATGCGCTGAAGTTCACTGCGGTCGGCAGCGTGCGCATCGCGCTGGATGTCGAAGCCGATGCGGGAGCGGGGCGCGTGCTTTCGATCGAGGTCGCGGACACCGGCCCCGGCATCGATGAAAACGATCATCTGCGGATCTTCTCGGCGTTCCAGCAGGGCGACGATTCATCGACCCGCGCGTATCCGGGCACCGGGCTCGGTTTGAATATTTCCCGCGATCTCGTCGCATTGATGGGCGGACGGATCGAGCTGCGCAGCGCGCCGGGCGAGGGCAGCCGCTTCCGTGTCCGCGTCCCCGAATCGCCGGATGCGGCCTCGTCCACGGGACCGTTGCGCGACGATGTTGCGCAGCCGCTCATGGTCGCCGATATCCCGCCTGCGTCGATTTCCGGCCTGCGGATCCTGGTCGTGGAGGACAATCTCCTGAACGCATCGCTGATCAAATTGATGCTGGAGCGCGACGGTTGCCTGATCGAATGCGCAGGCAACGGCAACCATGCGCTGGAGATGATGCATGCCGGAGCCTGGCATGCGGTGTTGATGGATTGCCAGATGCCGGAGATGGACGGTTATGCGACCACCCGCCGCTGGCGTCATATCGAAGCCACCGAGCGGCGCGCGCGGCTGCCGATTCTCGCCCTGACCGCGCACGCGATGGCCGATGACCGCAAGAAGTGTCTCGATGCAGGCATGGACGATTACCTGACCAAACCCGTGAAGCTGGAATCCCTGCGCGAGGTCCTCTCGCGGTATGTTGTCGCCAGCGCCGTCGAGCCGGAGTCCGCCGCACCATGA
- a CDS encoding endonuclease/exonuclease/phosphatase family protein, which translates to MSHSVRSSLHRILLALVLFGIAAPASAQSLRVMTFNVRLPVAADGENRWEARRELMADTIRRYRPDLIGTQELHKPQGDFLIERLDGYAWFGRDRRGGTNDEHVGVFYRTKVLKVVESGDFWLSDTPEVPGSITWGNLYPRLTTWALFEHRSSHRRFYVYNTHLPYRDEDEAARIRCAELILAHLARQPQDVPAVVMGDFNTSPDSRVHALLSAQLHDARLQAPEHRGPAATFHAFTGRAERRIDWIFARGLLARRAVTVIDARNGRYPSDHFPVFVDYRWPRKRVLERQP; encoded by the coding sequence ATGAGCCATTCAGTGCGTTCCAGTCTGCATCGCATCCTGCTGGCGCTGGTCCTGTTCGGGATCGCCGCTCCTGCGTCGGCGCAATCCTTGCGCGTGATGACGTTCAACGTCCGCCTGCCGGTGGCGGCGGATGGCGAGAACCGCTGGGAAGCGCGTCGCGAGCTGATGGCCGATACGATCCGCCGCTACCGTCCGGATCTCATCGGCACCCAGGAACTGCACAAGCCGCAGGGCGATTTCCTGATCGAACGCCTGGATGGATATGCGTGGTTCGGACGCGACCGGCGCGGTGGCACGAACGACGAGCACGTGGGTGTGTTCTATCGCACCAAGGTGTTGAAGGTCGTCGAATCCGGCGATTTCTGGCTGTCGGATACCCCCGAGGTGCCCGGCAGCATCACCTGGGGCAATCTCTACCCGCGCTTGACGACCTGGGCGCTGTTCGAGCACAGGTCGAGCCATCGGCGCTTCTACGTCTACAACACCCATCTGCCGTATCGCGATGAAGACGAAGCGGCCCGCATCCGCTGCGCCGAACTGATCCTGGCCCATCTGGCGCGACAGCCGCAGGACGTGCCGGCGGTCGTGATGGGCGACTTCAATACCTCGCCCGACAGCCGCGTCCATGCCCTGCTGTCGGCGCAATTGCACGATGCCCGGCTCCAAGCTCCCGAGCACCGGGGGCCTGCCGCCACGTTCCACGCCTTCACCGGCCGCGCCGAGCGCCGGATCGACTGGATCTTCGCGCGGGGGCTGCTTGCGCGGCGCGCGGTGACCGTGATCGATGCGCGCAACGGTCGTTATCCCTCCGACCATTTCCCTGTATTCGTGGACTATCGCTGGCCCCGGAAACGCGTTTTGGAGCGACAACCCTAG
- a CDS encoding DEAD/DEAH box helicase — protein MSTETPALRFADLGLAEGVMAAVKEVGYETPSPIQAATIPALMAGRDVLGQAQTGTGKTAAFALPLLSRLDLSKTKPQVLVLAPTRELAIQVAEAFQRYANKLPGFHVLPIYGGQSYYPQLQALKRGVHVVVGTPGRVIDHLDRGTLDLSELKALVLDEADEMLRMGFIDDVETVLKKVPEARQVALFSATMPSQIRRIAQTYLRDPAEVTIAAKTTTATNIRQRFWFVSGLHKLDALTRILEAEPYDAMLVFARTKLGTDELAEKLQARGLAAAAINGDVQQAQREKTIQNLKDGKIDILVATDVAARGLDVERITHVLNYDIPYDTESYVHRIGRTGRAGRSGEAILFVSPREKGMLRAIERATRQPIEEMQLPTVESVNDARVTRFLARITETLALDENSGGDIGLYRELVERYEREQNVPAIEVAAALAKLLQGDTPLLLAPDRKQPPFAQQREYAERAQRADRGGDRSGDRSGDRGERPQREPRDAQGFSERAPRERPAREFAPKKDFAPRSAPEPGMETYRIEVGHMHGVKPGNIVGAIANEAELDSKYIGRIDIHDDHSILDLPEGMPKPLLMHLKKVRVSGQPLRLQRLDEVGSAGQGAAGHEGGDYPPRPRSFKPHGDKPHGDKPRAPRPHFAKPHAGKPAPKTHRKGPPTSDRPKPKT, from the coding sequence ATGTCCACCGAAACCCCCGCCTTGCGTTTCGCCGATCTCGGTCTGGCCGAGGGCGTGATGGCCGCAGTGAAAGAGGTCGGGTACGAGACCCCGTCGCCGATCCAGGCCGCGACCATTCCGGCGCTGATGGCCGGTCGCGACGTGCTCGGACAGGCCCAGACCGGCACCGGCAAGACCGCCGCGTTCGCCCTGCCGCTGCTGTCGCGGCTGGACCTGAGCAAGACCAAACCGCAGGTGCTGGTGCTGGCGCCCACGCGCGAGCTCGCGATCCAGGTCGCCGAAGCCTTCCAGCGCTACGCCAACAAGCTTCCGGGCTTCCACGTGCTGCCGATCTACGGCGGCCAGAGCTATTACCCGCAGTTGCAGGCGCTGAAGCGCGGCGTGCATGTCGTCGTCGGCACGCCGGGCCGGGTCATCGATCATCTCGATCGCGGCACGCTCGATCTGTCCGAACTCAAGGCGCTGGTGCTGGACGAAGCCGACGAAATGCTGCGCATGGGCTTCATCGACGATGTCGAAACCGTGCTGAAGAAAGTGCCGGAAGCGCGCCAGGTCGCGCTGTTCTCGGCGACCATGCCCAGCCAGATCCGCCGTATCGCCCAGACCTACCTGCGCGACCCGGCGGAAGTCACCATCGCCGCCAAGACCACCACCGCGACGAATATCCGCCAGCGTTTCTGGTTCGTCAGCGGTCTGCACAAACTCGATGCGCTGACCCGCATCCTCGAAGCCGAACCCTACGATGCGATGCTGGTGTTCGCGCGCACCAAGCTGGGCACCGATGAGCTCGCCGAAAAGCTGCAGGCGCGCGGTCTCGCCGCCGCCGCGATCAACGGCGATGTGCAACAGGCGCAGCGCGAGAAGACCATCCAGAATCTCAAGGACGGCAAGATCGACATCCTCGTCGCCACCGATGTGGCGGCGCGCGGCCTCGACGTCGAACGCATCACGCATGTCCTGAATTACGACATCCCCTACGACACCGAGAGCTACGTCCACCGTATCGGCCGCACCGGCCGCGCCGGCCGCAGCGGCGAAGCGATCCTGTTCGTCAGCCCGCGCGAGAAGGGCATGCTGCGCGCGATCGAACGCGCCACCCGCCAGCCGATCGAGGAAATGCAGCTGCCGACGGTCGAGAGCGTCAATGACGCCCGCGTCACCCGGTTCCTTGCGCGCATCACCGAAACGCTTGCGCTGGACGAGAACAGCGGCGGCGATATCGGCCTGTATCGCGAACTGGTCGAACGCTACGAGCGCGAGCAGAACGTGCCGGCGATCGAAGTCGCCGCAGCGCTGGCCAAACTGCTGCAGGGCGATACGCCGCTGCTGCTCGCTCCGGACCGCAAACAGCCGCCGTTCGCGCAGCAGCGCGAATACGCAGAGCGCGCGCAGCGTGCCGACCGTGGCGGCGACCGCAGCGGCGACCGCAGCGGCGACCGGGGAGAGCGCCCGCAGCGCGAACCTCGCGATGCGCAGGGCTTTTCCGAGCGCGCGCCCCGCGAACGTCCCGCCAGGGAATTCGCGCCGAAGAAAGACTTCGCGCCGCGTTCCGCGCCGGAGCCGGGCATGGAGACATACCGCATCGAGGTCGGTCACATGCACGGCGTGAAGCCGGGCAATATCGTCGGCGCGATCGCCAACGAGGCCGAGCTCGACAGCAAATACATCGGCCGCATCGACATCCACGACGATCACTCGATCCTGGACTTGCCCGAAGGCATGCCGAAACCGCTGCTGATGCATCTGAAGAAAGTCCGCGTGTCCGGGCAACCGCTGCGCCTGCAGCGGCTGGATGAAGTGGGCAGCGCGGGGCAGGGCGCTGCGGGGCATGAAGGCGGCGATTACCCGCCCAGGCCGCGCAGCTTCAAGCCGCACGGAGACAAGCCGCATGGCGACAAACCGCGCGCGCCCAGGCCGCACTTCGCCAAGCCGCATGCCGGCAAGCCCGCGCCGAAAACGCATCGCAAAGGCCCGCCGACCAGCGACCGGCCGAAGCCGAAGACGTGA
- a CDS encoding fatty acid desaturase, with protein MGHHLGANRVNDTATATATDSLKHHASQLRQRCAQFAEPIASRAVWQLINTLVPFAALWGLMAWSVIDEWNYLWTLLLSLPTAGLYVRTFIIQHDCGHGSFFASQRTNDMVGRCLGVITLFPYGYWKKTHAIHHGTSGNLDRREVGDIETLTVAEYRQRSWFGRFAYRFYRSTPVLLGIGPMYQFVIKHRFPFDMPFTWKREWMSVLLNNLALAIVFVAMWWTVGWHIALLVHLPVVLIAGAAGVWLFYVQHTFEGAYWARGEKWNSLDAAVSGSSFYDLPRVVHWFTGNIAYHHIHHLASRIPNYRLREAFESSPVLQTAPRLTFWSSLRCARLKLWDEDLQQLVGFPRRARA; from the coding sequence ATGGGTCATCACTTGGGAGCCAACCGCGTGAACGACACTGCGACTGCAACAGCAACCGATTCCCTCAAACACCATGCGTCGCAACTGCGCCAGCGTTGCGCGCAGTTCGCTGAACCCATCGCCAGCCGGGCTGTCTGGCAGCTGATCAATACGCTCGTGCCATTCGCCGCGCTCTGGGGCCTGATGGCGTGGAGCGTGATCGACGAGTGGAACTATCTCTGGACACTGCTGTTGTCCTTGCCGACCGCAGGCCTGTATGTGCGGACGTTCATCATCCAGCACGACTGCGGGCATGGTTCCTTCTTCGCCAGTCAGCGCACCAACGACATGGTCGGCCGCTGTCTCGGCGTGATCACGCTGTTCCCGTACGGATACTGGAAGAAGACCCACGCCATCCACCACGGCACGTCCGGCAATCTCGATCGGCGCGAAGTCGGCGATATCGAAACCCTGACCGTCGCCGAATACCGTCAGCGTTCCTGGTTCGGTCGCTTCGCGTATCGTTTCTACCGCAGTACGCCCGTGCTGCTGGGCATCGGCCCGATGTACCAGTTCGTGATCAAGCATCGCTTCCCGTTCGACATGCCGTTCACATGGAAGCGCGAATGGATGAGCGTGCTGCTCAACAATCTCGCGCTCGCGATCGTCTTCGTCGCGATGTGGTGGACGGTCGGCTGGCACATCGCGCTGCTCGTGCATCTCCCGGTGGTGCTGATCGCCGGTGCTGCGGGCGTGTGGCTGTTCTATGTGCAGCACACCTTCGAGGGCGCCTACTGGGCGCGCGGCGAGAAATGGAATTCGCTCGATGCGGCGGTGTCCGGCAGCTCGTTCTACGATCTGCCGCGGGTCGTGCACTGGTTCACCGGCAACATCGCCTACCACCACATCCACCACCTCGCCAGCCGCATTCCCAACTATCGTCTGCGCGAAGCCTTCGAATCCAGCCCGGTCCTGCAAACGGCGCCACGGTTGACCTTCTGGTCCAGCCTGCGCTGCGCACGGCTGAAACTGTGGGACGAGGATCTGCAGCAGCTGGTGGGCTTTCCGCGACGCGCCCGCGCCTGA
- a CDS encoding S9 family peptidase, which translates to MGNHGSMRGAIVVLTVWAAGLSAHAAPPAPTLEDILKPSQHDIVKISPNGKYVAATVRKPENNQNRMLLAIIDRETNKPVRVLDPEEKAEISRVWWVNDQRLYVMSTWGGDNVQQYYLDPRIVAINVDGSRIRSFYATIVDTLVDDDEHLLIERCAKDTHKGCLTYVQKVDEDHWKGPRIADAPAVDTSFFTDNAGHVLFASAWSDDRIQKVWIRKGEGWEVFNDEALSGVEIGLIGTSRDDRQVFILTERKTGPDVIERLTFATGERTEVMSDPVLDPAFVVWSADGRQPIGAAYGLGVPRARFWDAADPDAKLLRGMEKAFPEDAVAFANGSRDGQHIVVNVWSDRDPGSFYLLDRATRRMDLVARVKPWLSPDTLAHSEPIAFTTRDGIELHGYLTMPNTTTTPPPLVVMPHGGPFDVKDEWSYDEESQILAANGYAVLRVNYRGSDGLGQAFERSGYRQWGLKIMDDIVDGTRWAMAGGRIDSKRVCIWGTSFGGYAALMGIVREPELYRCAISTAGPTNLIITRKWGDTHQSEWGRNYLDEAVGDNEVALYEQSPVKHVAKIKVPVLLIHGNHDPRVSFEHARAMVAAMEKAGKPMETFFFDDETHGIYGDENRREYYGRVLKFLRTNIGAQ; encoded by the coding sequence ATGGGGAATCACGGATCGATGCGCGGCGCCATCGTCGTGTTGACGGTGTGGGCGGCGGGTCTTTCGGCGCATGCCGCGCCGCCAGCGCCGACGCTGGAAGACATCCTCAAGCCGAGCCAGCACGACATCGTGAAGATTTCGCCGAACGGCAAATACGTCGCGGCGACCGTGCGCAAACCCGAGAACAACCAGAACCGGATGCTGCTCGCGATCATCGACCGCGAGACCAACAAGCCGGTGCGGGTGCTGGATCCCGAGGAAAAGGCCGAAATCAGCCGTGTCTGGTGGGTCAACGACCAGCGGCTGTACGTGATGTCCACGTGGGGCGGCGACAATGTCCAGCAGTATTACCTCGATCCGCGGATCGTCGCGATCAACGTCGACGGCAGCCGGATCCGGTCGTTCTACGCGACGATCGTCGATACGCTGGTCGACGATGACGAACACCTGCTGATCGAACGTTGCGCGAAGGACACCCACAAGGGTTGCCTCACCTATGTGCAGAAAGTCGACGAAGACCACTGGAAGGGCCCGCGCATCGCCGATGCGCCCGCAGTCGACACTTCGTTCTTCACCGACAACGCGGGGCATGTGCTGTTCGCGTCGGCGTGGAGCGACGACCGCATCCAGAAGGTGTGGATCCGCAAGGGCGAGGGCTGGGAGGTCTTCAACGACGAAGCGCTGAGCGGCGTCGAGATCGGGCTCATCGGCACCTCGCGCGACGACCGTCAGGTATTCATTCTCACCGAACGCAAGACCGGCCCCGACGTGATCGAGCGCTTGACCTTCGCCACCGGCGAACGCACCGAGGTCATGAGCGACCCTGTTCTGGATCCGGCATTCGTGGTGTGGTCGGCCGATGGCCGTCAGCCGATTGGCGCAGCCTATGGGCTCGGAGTGCCGCGCGCGCGTTTCTGGGACGCTGCGGACCCCGATGCCAAACTGCTGCGCGGCATGGAAAAGGCGTTTCCCGAAGATGCGGTGGCGTTCGCCAATGGTTCGCGCGACGGGCAACACATCGTCGTCAATGTCTGGAGCGATCGCGACCCCGGTAGTTTCTATCTGCTCGACCGCGCGACCAGACGCATGGATCTGGTCGCGCGGGTCAAGCCGTGGCTCAGTCCGGATACGCTGGCGCACAGCGAACCGATCGCCTTCACCACCCGCGATGGAATCGAACTGCATGGATATCTGACGATGCCCAACACGACGACGACCCCGCCTCCGCTGGTGGTGATGCCGCATGGCGGCCCCTTCGATGTGAAGGACGAATGGAGCTACGACGAGGAGTCGCAGATTCTCGCCGCCAACGGTTACGCGGTATTGCGCGTCAATTACCGCGGCTCCGATGGGCTGGGTCAGGCGTTCGAGCGCTCCGGCTACCGGCAATGGGGCCTGAAGATCATGGACGACATTGTCGACGGCACACGCTGGGCGATGGCCGGCGGACGCATCGACTCGAAGCGGGTCTGCATCTGGGGCACCAGTTTCGGGGGCTACGCGGCGCTGATGGGCATCGTGCGCGAGCCCGAGCTGTACCGTTGCGCGATCTCCACCGCTGGCCCGACCAATCTCATCATCACCCGCAAGTGGGGAGACACCCATCAGAGCGAATGGGGCCGCAACTATCTGGACGAAGCCGTCGGCGACAACGAAGTGGCGCTGTACGAACAGTCGCCGGTGAAGCATGTGGCGAAGATCAAGGTGCCCGTGCTGTTGATACATGGCAATCACGATCCACGGGTGTCGTTCGAGCACGCCCGGGCGATGGTCGCGGCGATGGAGAAGGCGGGCAAGCCGATGGAGACTTTCTTTTTCGACGACGAGACGCATGGTATCTATGGCGATGAGAACCGTCGCGAGTACTACGGTCGGGTGCTGAAATTCCTGCGCACGAACATCGGGGCGCAATGA
- a CDS encoding glyoxalase/bleomycin resistance/dioxygenase family protein, protein MKRFHVHVSVRDIEESVRFYSSLFAAVPSVHERDYAKWMLDDPRVNFAISTRSGTPGIDHLGIQAENADELVELGARLDAAGQAVVPEAGAECCHARSDKFWSEDPQGTRWEAFHTVGRIASYHGAKQGCDLSSARAADLKAMSGASLTDTDATIAREPCCDDTTPQGVCCAPKPDRPADAPCCGPVKQAAKKIGCAVAGCGDARNSGAHP, encoded by the coding sequence ATGAAACGCTTCCATGTGCATGTGTCCGTTCGCGATATCGAAGAAAGCGTGCGCTTCTATTCGAGCCTGTTCGCCGCCGTGCCGAGCGTGCATGAGCGCGACTACGCGAAATGGATGCTCGACGACCCTCGGGTGAACTTTGCGATCTCCACCCGCAGCGGTACGCCCGGCATCGATCATCTCGGCATCCAGGCCGAAAACGCCGACGAGCTGGTCGAACTCGGTGCGCGTCTCGATGCCGCCGGCCAGGCGGTGGTGCCTGAAGCGGGGGCCGAATGCTGCCACGCCCGGTCGGACAAATTCTGGAGTGAGGATCCGCAGGGCACACGTTGGGAGGCGTTCCACACCGTCGGACGCATCGCCAGCTACCACGGTGCGAAGCAAGGTTGCGATCTGAGTTCGGCGCGCGCTGCGGATCTGAAAGCCATGAGCGGGGCATCGTTGACCGATACCGATGCGACCATCGCAAGAGAGCCCTGCTGCGACGACACCACGCCGCAGGGTGTGTGCTGCGCCCCGAAGCCGGATCGCCCGGCCGACGCTCCATGCTGCGGCCCTGTGAAACAGGCAGCGAAGAAAATCGGGTGCGCGGTAGCCGGTTGCGGTGATGCGCGCAACTCGGGGGCGCATCCATGA
- a CDS encoding arsenate reductase ArsC → MSHRVYNILVLCTGNSARSVMAEALLNVLGKGRFRAYSAGSKPSGHVQPMAVELAANLGYDIAQLRSKSWGEFAAPGAPEMDLVITVCDNAAGEACPVWFGTPMTAHWGVDDPAAVEGDDDMRRHAYMKAFAELRRRTDLLVALPIEKLDRLVAEQKIRDIGKIGE, encoded by the coding sequence ATGAGCCATCGCGTCTACAACATCCTGGTCCTGTGCACCGGCAATTCCGCGCGCAGCGTGATGGCCGAAGCCCTGCTGAATGTCCTGGGCAAAGGCCGTTTCCGCGCGTACAGCGCGGGCAGCAAACCGAGTGGGCACGTGCAGCCGATGGCGGTGGAGCTGGCGGCGAATCTCGGCTACGACATCGCGCAACTGCGCAGCAAATCCTGGGGCGAGTTCGCCGCGCCAGGAGCGCCGGAGATGGATCTCGTCATCACGGTCTGCGACAACGCTGCAGGCGAAGCTTGTCCGGTGTGGTTCGGCACGCCGATGACCGCACATTGGGGCGTAGACGATCCGGCTGCCGTCGAAGGCGATGACGACATGCGACGACACGCGTACATGAAAGCGTTCGCTGAATTGCGCCGGCGTACGGACCTGCTGGTCGCGCTGCCGATCGAGAAACTCGACCGCCTTGTCGCCGAACAGAAGATCCGCGATATCGGGAAGATTGGCGAATGA